The Tardiphaga alba genome includes a window with the following:
- a CDS encoding transglutaminase-like cysteine peptidase — translation MWTFSTARLGCASLLLCGFAAMAASAAVAGTVNADRAIDVVERAAEPFGLATTVQPDGELAMKWRGVERERDDDLLAIELCRETAERCSPEAAKFLGIVADAQAREGRARLGEVNRALNLAVRPGDDLALYGDIDVWRSPLGLLAMGAGDCEDYAIAKFVALRAAGVAAEDLRIVILRDVLRNEDHAVATARLDGRWFVLDNRRMAMVEDVQMRNVKPMFVMDQNGVRQYPEAPLLASTMPAAAGETASARLASSDRKTGRPAL, via the coding sequence ATGTGGACTTTCAGCACCGCGCGGCTCGGCTGCGCATCTCTCCTTCTCTGCGGCTTCGCTGCGATGGCGGCGTCTGCTGCGGTGGCTGGTACGGTCAATGCGGACCGTGCGATCGATGTGGTCGAACGCGCGGCGGAGCCGTTCGGCCTCGCGACGACGGTGCAGCCGGATGGCGAGCTCGCCATGAAGTGGCGGGGCGTCGAACGCGAGCGGGATGATGACCTGCTGGCTATCGAACTGTGCCGCGAAACGGCCGAGCGCTGTTCGCCGGAAGCGGCGAAATTCCTCGGTATCGTCGCGGATGCGCAGGCCCGCGAGGGCCGGGCCCGCCTGGGTGAAGTCAACCGCGCCCTGAATCTGGCGGTCCGCCCCGGTGACGATCTGGCGCTTTATGGCGATATCGACGTCTGGCGTTCGCCACTGGGATTGCTGGCGATGGGCGCCGGCGATTGCGAGGATTATGCGATCGCCAAATTCGTCGCGTTGCGTGCCGCCGGCGTCGCAGCGGAGGATCTGCGCATCGTCATCCTGCGTGACGTCCTGCGCAACGAGGATCATGCGGTTGCAACCGCACGGCTGGATGGCCGCTGGTTCGTGCTCGACAACCGCCGCATGGCGATGGTGGAAGACGTCCAGATGCGGAACGTGAAGCCGATGTTCGTGATGGACCAGAACGGCGTGCGGCAATATCCGGAGGCGCCGCTGCTGGCCAGCACCATGCCGGCCGCTGCGGGCGAAACGGCAAGTGCACGTCTGGCCTCGAGCGATCGGAAGACGGGACGTCCCGCCCTGTAG
- a CDS encoding M10 family metallopeptidase C-terminal domain-containing protein, giving the protein MNYAGTFDFSQLGDAQADTAAGAFGVAHVAAPGEHAAAITVPDANLLFSGDYKRAGLDLVLSKDGQDHIVADYFNGAHRAALSSPDGATLSPDLVKALVGEVQVAQAGGATNSAAQVIGTVSKLAGSATAIRNGVSVTLNVGDPVQKGDVVQAGADSSLTLTFIDGTVFGLSANARMVLNEMVYDPAGSSNSSLLSLIQGTITFVAGETAKNGDMRVDTPVATMGIRGTAVLVEIGFEVPGQGGAPPVKFQVLVEPNGYTGSYVLYSKTSGQPIGTVNQAGQVTSVTGAGDASTGQADPLSQMAQAIIQQTLQTYFPNYVPNANPRSNGSGAGSTPADPLFDPIQKLPNLIIDQPNVVPINLPGNGPGAPPITVPVIVTPLNTAPIILVTPVTVILPVDANNFKLSDQVTITDPDANNPVFNDVIVPYVAGSGRVASATGPGHGPSGTALASLVTVDPVTGQVSYDPAAFKYLAAGEAAVFTIAFQSRSGPDTVSNTITVTIVGVNDAPEITSASLDVAQGGYTPVALSDITISDPDSTSFTYYLSATHGTFEKWDGESWVEITSSDAITAADITAGHVRFHHDGSGDAPTATVIVSDGSASSTPHQIDIDFTPANTVYHLTSTQGLSIDVSAYGATNGFAFPGAGNVTTPLTQEDRIVLAYQNGNGHVALNNSPMMGDRDMAVLSSSQHTADGKTSVSTTLNGGNGLTLKQVIELGDNANYFTTTVTITNTSDHGVNGVRFMRNFDPDQDVGSPVNGSTATINDVINGTNFAIVSAQGTTSHTTVAMIGLSGTWRGSVYGFTNEDPYSPGAYDNPVDPNGSVADQALSLTYHFGTIAAHTSATVTYITTNNIATNGDNALYGTISSDTINGFKGNDLLIGLGGNDKFVFDVGSGHDTILDFAVGADTIDVSAYANLSSDFSTWLSSGILQTMGGDTLVHLSPTDTILLKGVAAGDLTAADFGLPPPPNHAPVFDTSNLSVYDDIELGGITLRGLSVSDPDSAGQEFSITACANLGDVGYPEPSPDLANLNENLSYGINYQPSDAVPPYVEKVQLSVFDASGASDTINIHFAVAPTGPVTLTGGQGKDLLVSTGFNDTLTGGAEADQFIFGPDSGHDTITDFKPGTDRIDLQIDGTFAPNEDAFQLWLQDHATSSTEGLRLQLDDTGHNTVLLTNVTANQLHVSDFIVHDTLLV; this is encoded by the coding sequence TTGAATTACGCCGGCACGTTCGACTTTTCGCAATTGGGGGATGCGCAGGCTGACACGGCAGCGGGCGCGTTTGGCGTGGCGCATGTCGCAGCCCCCGGCGAACATGCGGCTGCCATCACAGTTCCCGACGCCAATCTGCTGTTTTCGGGCGATTACAAGCGCGCCGGCCTCGATCTGGTGCTGTCGAAAGACGGTCAGGATCATATCGTTGCCGACTACTTCAACGGGGCGCACCGCGCCGCACTGAGCTCGCCGGATGGCGCGACGCTGTCGCCCGATCTCGTCAAGGCGCTGGTCGGCGAAGTGCAGGTTGCGCAAGCCGGTGGCGCGACGAATTCAGCCGCACAGGTGATCGGCACCGTCAGCAAGCTCGCCGGTTCGGCCACCGCAATCCGCAACGGCGTCTCGGTGACGCTGAATGTCGGCGACCCCGTGCAGAAGGGCGACGTCGTTCAGGCCGGCGCCGACTCATCGCTCACTTTGACCTTCATTGACGGCACCGTGTTCGGCCTCTCGGCCAATGCCCGCATGGTGCTGAACGAGATGGTCTACGATCCCGCCGGATCGTCGAACTCGTCGCTGCTCAGCCTGATCCAGGGCACCATCACGTTCGTCGCGGGCGAGACCGCGAAAAACGGCGACATGCGCGTCGATACGCCGGTGGCGACGATGGGTATTCGCGGCACCGCCGTGCTCGTCGAAATCGGTTTCGAAGTGCCCGGCCAGGGCGGCGCGCCGCCGGTGAAATTCCAGGTGCTGGTGGAGCCGAACGGCTATACGGGCTCCTATGTCCTGTACAGCAAGACCAGCGGCCAGCCGATCGGCACCGTCAATCAGGCCGGCCAGGTCACCAGCGTCACCGGCGCCGGCGATGCCTCGACCGGTCAGGCCGACCCGCTGTCGCAGATGGCGCAGGCGATCATCCAGCAGACCCTGCAGACCTATTTTCCGAACTATGTGCCGAATGCCAACCCGCGCAGCAATGGCTCGGGCGCGGGCTCGACACCGGCCGATCCGCTGTTCGATCCGATCCAGAAACTGCCGAACCTGATCATCGACCAACCGAATGTCGTGCCGATCAATCTGCCCGGCAATGGCCCCGGCGCACCGCCCATCACCGTGCCGGTGATCGTGACGCCGCTGAACACCGCGCCAATCATTCTGGTGACCCCGGTCACCGTGATCCTGCCGGTGGATGCCAACAACTTCAAGCTTTCGGATCAGGTGACGATCACCGATCCCGACGCCAACAATCCCGTCTTCAACGACGTCATCGTACCCTATGTCGCGGGTTCGGGCCGCGTCGCATCGGCAACGGGGCCGGGTCATGGGCCCAGCGGCACCGCCCTTGCGAGCCTTGTGACCGTCGATCCCGTCACCGGCCAGGTCAGTTACGATCCCGCCGCCTTCAAATATCTCGCGGCCGGCGAAGCCGCCGTGTTCACGATCGCCTTTCAGAGCCGGTCTGGCCCTGACACGGTCAGCAACACCATCACCGTGACCATCGTCGGCGTGAATGATGCACCCGAGATCACATCGGCATCGCTGGACGTCGCACAGGGCGGCTATACACCCGTCGCCCTGTCGGATATCACCATCTCCGATCCCGACAGCACGAGCTTCACTTATTATCTGAGCGCCACGCACGGCACGTTCGAGAAGTGGGACGGAGAGAGCTGGGTCGAAATTACGAGCAGTGACGCCATCACTGCAGCCGACATCACGGCTGGGCACGTTCGCTTCCATCACGACGGCAGTGGCGACGCGCCGACGGCCACCGTCATCGTCAGCGATGGCAGTGCATCCAGTACGCCCCATCAGATCGACATCGACTTCACACCTGCAAACACGGTCTATCATCTGACCTCGACCCAGGGGCTCAGCATCGATGTATCGGCCTATGGCGCAACGAATGGCTTCGCGTTTCCGGGCGCCGGCAACGTCACGACACCGCTGACGCAGGAAGACCGCATCGTTCTGGCCTATCAGAATGGCAACGGCCACGTCGCCCTGAACAATTCGCCGATGATGGGCGACCGGGACATGGCGGTCTTGTCATCCAGCCAACACACGGCCGATGGGAAGACGTCCGTCAGCACCACACTGAACGGTGGCAACGGGCTCACGCTGAAGCAGGTCATCGAGCTCGGCGACAACGCCAACTATTTTACGACCACCGTCACCATCACCAATACGAGCGATCACGGCGTCAATGGCGTGCGCTTCATGCGCAACTTCGATCCGGATCAGGACGTCGGCTCGCCCGTCAACGGCAGCACCGCGACGATCAACGACGTCATCAACGGCACCAATTTCGCCATCGTGTCCGCGCAGGGCACGACATCCCACACGACCGTCGCGATGATTGGCCTCAGCGGCACATGGCGCGGTTCGGTCTATGGATTCACGAATGAAGACCCGTACAGCCCCGGCGCCTATGACAATCCGGTCGATCCCAACGGGTCGGTTGCCGACCAGGCACTGTCGCTAACTTATCACTTTGGGACCATCGCTGCTCATACGAGCGCAACGGTCACCTATATCACGACCAACAATATCGCGACGAACGGTGACAACGCGCTTTATGGCACCATTTCGTCGGACACCATCAACGGTTTCAAAGGCAACGATCTGTTGATCGGCCTCGGCGGCAACGACAAATTCGTCTTCGACGTTGGATCGGGTCATGACACGATCCTGGATTTCGCTGTCGGTGCCGACACGATCGACGTCAGCGCCTATGCAAACTTGTCGTCCGATTTCTCGACCTGGCTGAGTTCTGGCATCCTGCAGACGATGGGCGGGGACACTTTGGTGCACCTCTCGCCCACGGATACGATCCTGCTGAAAGGCGTGGCAGCCGGCGACCTGACGGCGGCCGACTTCGGCCTTCCTCCTCCGCCCAACCATGCACCGGTATTCGATACCAGCAATCTCAGCGTCTATGACGATATCGAGCTGGGCGGCATCACGCTCCGTGGCTTGTCCGTCAGCGATCCAGATTCGGCAGGTCAGGAGTTCTCGATCACAGCCTGCGCCAATCTCGGCGATGTCGGATATCCTGAACCTTCGCCCGACCTCGCAAATCTGAACGAGAACCTGTCCTACGGGATCAACTACCAACCGTCGGACGCCGTGCCGCCTTACGTCGAAAAGGTCCAGCTGTCTGTCTTCGATGCGTCGGGCGCCAGCGACACGATCAATATTCATTTCGCCGTCGCACCGACCGGTCCCGTCACCCTGACAGGCGGTCAAGGCAAAGACCTGCTGGTCTCGACAGGCTTCAATGACACATTGACCGGCGGCGCAGAGGCCGACCAGTTCATATTCGGACCAGATTCCGGCCACGACACGATCACAGACTTCAAACCGGGAACGGACAGGATCGACCTGCAGATCGACGGAACATTCGCGCCGAACGAGGATGCGTTCCAGCTTTGGCTCCAAGACCACGCGACATCTTCGACTGAAGGTTTGCGACTTCAACTCGATGATACCGGGCACAATACGGTTCTTCTGACGAATGTGACAGCCAACCAACTGCATGTGAGCGACTTCATCGTTCACGACACTCTTCTCGTCTGA
- a CDS encoding type I secretion system permease/ATPase, with product MQRALTQRGSARTSSPSARTELGDALRACRGAFLGVGLMSCMINLLYLTGSFFMLEVYDRVLPSRSVPTLVGLIILAGGLYVAQGVLDLLRGRVLVRIGSSLDEALSPRVFQTVVRLPLMAGKSNEGPQPLRDLDNVRAFLSGMGPSALFDLPWLPLYLAICFAFHPMIGVTALIGALLLIALTVVTEMMTRAPAEEAAGLAARRGGIAAASRRNAEVVVAMGMAGRLTQRWKDANETYLAGNQRTSDVAGGLGAIAKVMRMMLQSAVLGVGAYLVINQEATAGVIIAGSILSARALAPVDLAIAHWKGFVTARQSWHRLNGLLNVLPTQMALTRLQDPTDTLSVEAVSLAPPGEQRITVNDVTFALKAGNGLGVIGPSGSGKSSLLRALVGVWKPVRGHVRLDAAALEQWAPDDLGRHIGYLPQDVELFSGSIADNICRFDPDADDNDIIAAAKQAGVHELIVGMRDGYDTEVGDHGSVLSAGQAQRIALARALYGDPFLIVLDEPNSNLDTEGDEALTRAVRAARARGAIVIVVAHRPIGIEGVDMLLVLKDGRMQTFGPKETVLGQVLQRPAPQPIKIVADGGVTKP from the coding sequence ATGCAGCGTGCACTGACGCAGCGTGGTTCGGCACGAACCTCCAGCCCATCGGCGCGGACCGAGCTCGGCGATGCCCTGCGGGCCTGCCGCGGCGCGTTTCTCGGCGTCGGGTTGATGAGCTGCATGATCAACCTGCTCTATCTCACCGGCTCGTTCTTCATGCTCGAAGTCTATGACCGGGTGCTGCCGAGCCGCAGCGTGCCGACGCTGGTCGGCCTCATCATTCTCGCGGGCGGGCTCTATGTCGCCCAGGGCGTGCTGGACCTGTTGCGCGGGCGCGTCCTGGTGCGGATCGGCAGTTCGCTCGACGAGGCGCTCAGCCCGCGCGTGTTCCAGACCGTGGTGCGGCTGCCGCTGATGGCCGGCAAGAGCAATGAGGGACCGCAGCCGCTGCGCGACCTCGACAATGTCCGCGCCTTCCTGTCCGGCATGGGGCCGAGCGCGCTGTTCGACCTGCCGTGGTTGCCGCTGTATCTGGCCATCTGCTTTGCCTTCCACCCGATGATCGGCGTCACCGCGCTGATCGGCGCCCTGCTGCTGATCGCCCTGACCGTCGTCACCGAGATGATGACTCGCGCGCCTGCAGAGGAAGCCGCGGGCCTCGCCGCACGGCGTGGCGGCATCGCCGCAGCCAGCCGGCGCAATGCGGAGGTCGTCGTCGCCATGGGCATGGCCGGCCGCCTGACCCAGCGCTGGAAGGACGCCAACGAGACCTATCTCGCCGGCAACCAGCGCACCAGCGATGTCGCCGGTGGTCTCGGCGCCATCGCCAAGGTGATGCGCATGATGCTGCAATCGGCGGTGCTCGGCGTCGGTGCCTATCTCGTGATCAACCAGGAGGCCACGGCCGGCGTCATTATCGCCGGCTCGATCCTCAGCGCCCGCGCGCTGGCGCCGGTCGATCTGGCCATCGCGCACTGGAAGGGTTTCGTCACCGCCCGGCAGAGCTGGCATCGCCTCAATGGCCTGCTCAACGTGCTGCCGACACAGATGGCGCTGACACGGCTGCAGGATCCGACCGATACGTTGAGCGTCGAGGCTGTCAGCCTCGCGCCTCCCGGCGAGCAGCGCATCACCGTCAATGACGTGACCTTCGCGCTGAAGGCCGGCAACGGGCTCGGCGTCATCGGCCCCTCGGGCTCGGGCAAGTCATCGCTTCTGCGCGCCCTTGTCGGCGTGTGGAAGCCGGTGCGCGGCCATGTCAGGCTCGATGCGGCCGCACTCGAGCAATGGGCGCCCGACGATCTCGGCCGGCATATCGGCTACCTGCCGCAGGATGTCGAACTGTTTTCCGGCTCCATCGCGGACAATATCTGTCGCTTCGATCCCGATGCCGACGATAACGACATCATTGCCGCAGCCAAGCAGGCCGGCGTTCATGAGCTGATCGTGGGGATGCGCGACGGCTATGATACCGAAGTGGGCGACCACGGCAGCGTGCTGTCCGCCGGCCAGGCGCAGCGCATTGCGCTCGCCCGCGCGCTATATGGTGATCCGTTTCTCATCGTGCTCGACGAGCCGAACTCCAACCTCGACACCGAAGGCGACGAAGCGTTGACGCGCGCGGTGCGCGCCGCCCGGGCCCGCGGCGCCATCGTCATCGTGGTGGCACACCGGCCCATCGGCATCGAAGGCGTCGACATGCTGCTGGTGCTGAAAGACGGCCGCATGCAGACCTTCGGCCCCAAGGAGACAGTGCTCGGCCAGGTGCTGCAGCGGCCGGCACCGCAGCCGATCAAGATCGTCGCCGATGGCGGAGTGACCAAGCCATGA
- a CDS encoding HlyD family type I secretion periplasmic adaptor subunit: MSAPETPSRHSIRIHLIIGLAVVLVLGGGLGGWAATAQLAGALIAPGSVVVDSNVKKVQHPTGGVVGEVRARDGDVVKAGDVVIRLDDTVTKAGLAIVTKNLNGLRARAARLEAEQRGTDRITFPPQLLEQMADDDVKNVIGSETKLFNVRSTGRVGQKQQLRERISQLNEEISGLSAQEQAKTREIALVEKELVGVRGLFDQQLVQISRLTVLERDAARLAGERAQFIAARAQAKGKITEIELQIFQIDKDLVSEVSKDLRETNDKIGEFVERKVTAEDQLRRVDIRAPQDGVVLQSTVHTVGGVITAGDTLMLIVPQTDSLSVEARVNPQDIDKLLIGQKTLLRLSAFNQRTTPELNGEVSRVSADTTTDQRTGQSYYTIRISLPPSEVARLGDVRLIPGMPVEAFVQTGERTMLSYLAKPLSDQLMRAFREK; the protein is encoded by the coding sequence ATGAGCGCGCCCGAGACGCCGTCACGTCATTCCATTCGCATTCACCTGATCATCGGGCTTGCCGTCGTGCTGGTGCTGGGCGGCGGCCTTGGCGGCTGGGCGGCCACGGCGCAATTGGCGGGCGCCCTGATCGCGCCGGGATCTGTGGTGGTCGATTCCAACGTCAAGAAGGTCCAGCATCCGACCGGCGGCGTCGTCGGTGAAGTGCGCGCGCGCGACGGCGATGTGGTGAAAGCCGGTGATGTCGTCATCCGCCTCGACGATACCGTGACCAAAGCCGGCCTTGCGATCGTCACCAAGAACCTCAACGGCCTGCGGGCACGCGCTGCGCGGCTGGAAGCCGAACAGCGCGGCACGGACCGGATTACGTTCCCGCCGCAACTGCTCGAACAGATGGCCGATGACGACGTGAAGAACGTGATCGGCAGCGAAACCAAACTGTTCAATGTGCGCTCCACCGGACGCGTCGGGCAGAAGCAGCAATTGCGCGAGCGCATTTCGCAATTGAACGAGGAAATTTCAGGTCTCAGCGCACAGGAACAGGCGAAGACGCGCGAAATCGCGCTGGTCGAAAAGGAGCTGGTCGGCGTCCGTGGCTTGTTCGATCAGCAACTCGTGCAGATCTCGCGCCTGACCGTGCTGGAACGCGACGCTGCGCGCCTTGCCGGCGAACGCGCCCAGTTCATCGCGGCACGTGCACAGGCCAAGGGCAAGATCACGGAAATCGAGCTGCAGATTTTCCAGATCGACAAAGATCTGGTCAGCGAGGTCTCGAAGGACCTGCGCGAGACCAATGACAAGATCGGTGAGTTCGTCGAGCGCAAGGTCACCGCCGAAGACCAGCTCCGCCGCGTCGATATCCGAGCCCCGCAGGACGGAGTGGTGCTGCAATCCACCGTACATACCGTCGGCGGCGTGATCACCGCAGGCGACACATTGATGCTGATCGTGCCGCAAACCGACAGCCTGTCCGTGGAAGCACGCGTCAATCCGCAGGATATCGACAAGCTGCTGATCGGGCAGAAGACGCTGCTACGTCTCTCCGCCTTCAACCAACGCACCACGCCGGAGCTGAATGGCGAAGTCAGCCGCGTCTCGGCGGACACTACCACCGACCAGCGCACCGGCCAGAGCTATTACACGATCCGCATCTCGCTGCCGCCATCGGAAGTCGCGCGGCTCGGCGATGTCCGCCTGATCCCGGGCATGCCGGTGGAGGCTTTCGTGCAGACCGGCGAGCGCACCATGCTCTCCTATCTGGCCAAGCCGCTGAGCGATCAGTTGATGCGCGCCTTCCGCGAGAAGTGA
- a CDS encoding CHASE2 domain-containing protein — translation MTRLRRVKRLARRFGKARAFCVVLLFALAALRITDIPAVEELRLRSFDTYQVIEPRVKTAKPVAIVDIDEKSIQKYGQFPWPRTLLADLVTRLRMMGAIVVAFDVVFPEPDRLNPGLAANSFAGLDDETRTRLKALPSNDQVFADAIRRARVVLGESGLPYVVRELDKTLPVTGLATLGGEPQPFMLNFPGLLRNVEVIEKAAAGRGIFSIRNERDGIVRRVPMLMQTQGVTMPSLSFEMLRVASGTDTILVKSDRAGIKSIGVRGLEIPTDRNGQLWVHFAKHDPSIYVSAADILDGTAPPQAVARKLVLLGTSAVGLLDVKTTPLDASMPGVEVHAQVLESALTKNVLSQPNYAIGAELLTAILLGIIVIWLAPMFGPITLIGMGAVFAALLIGTSWYFYTTQRLLIDFTYPLLSTTLIYLTLIFSNFVREQAQRQRIRSAFSQYLSPALVAQLAQSPEKLVLGGEEREMTIMFSDVRGFTTISESYKHDPHGLTTLMNRFLTPLTNAILDRKGTIDKYMGDAIMAFWNAPLDDSEHQINACHAALDMLDRIEALNKTRADEATHGGHVYIPLNVGIGLNTGICVVGNMGSDLRFDYSVLGDSVNLASRLEGQSKEYGFPIIVGSKTALAAKDRFAILELDFIMVKGKTEPEVIYAIAGREDVARSESFQQLRNLTIEMLACYRSRDWDGALFAIERGRTSDVGHQLKYLYELYEKRIRSYMVTPPPDNWNGAFALLTK, via the coding sequence ATGACACGCTTGCGGCGAGTAAAGCGACTGGCGCGCCGGTTCGGCAAGGCGCGTGCGTTCTGTGTCGTGCTGCTATTCGCCCTTGCCGCGCTGCGCATCACCGACATCCCCGCCGTGGAAGAATTGCGGTTGCGCAGTTTCGACACCTATCAGGTGATCGAGCCGCGGGTTAAGACGGCAAAACCCGTCGCCATCGTCGATATCGACGAAAAGAGCATCCAGAAATACGGCCAGTTTCCCTGGCCGCGCACGCTGCTTGCAGATCTCGTGACACGGCTGCGCATGATGGGAGCGATCGTCGTCGCCTTCGACGTCGTGTTTCCCGAACCAGACCGCCTGAATCCCGGCCTCGCCGCCAACAGTTTCGCCGGGCTCGATGACGAGACGCGTACACGCCTGAAGGCACTGCCGAGCAACGATCAGGTGTTTGCGGATGCGATCCGGCGTGCGCGCGTGGTGCTGGGCGAGTCCGGCCTGCCCTATGTCGTGCGCGAACTCGACAAGACGCTCCCGGTCACCGGCCTGGCGACACTCGGCGGCGAACCGCAGCCTTTCATGCTCAATTTCCCGGGCCTGTTGCGCAATGTCGAGGTGATCGAAAAGGCAGCGGCGGGGCGCGGCATCTTCTCGATCCGCAATGAGCGCGACGGCATCGTGCGTCGCGTGCCGATGCTGATGCAGACCCAGGGCGTCACCATGCCCTCGCTCAGTTTCGAAATGCTGCGCGTGGCCTCCGGCACCGATACGATCCTGGTGAAATCCGACCGCGCCGGCATCAAGAGCATCGGCGTACGCGGCTTGGAGATTCCGACCGACCGCAACGGCCAGCTCTGGGTGCATTTCGCCAAGCACGATCCAAGCATCTATGTCTCTGCCGCCGATATTCTCGACGGCACAGCGCCACCGCAGGCCGTGGCTCGAAAGCTGGTGCTGCTGGGCACGTCTGCAGTCGGCCTGCTCGACGTCAAGACGACGCCGCTCGATGCCTCCATGCCGGGCGTCGAGGTGCATGCGCAAGTGTTGGAGAGCGCGCTGACCAAGAATGTGCTGTCGCAACCGAATTATGCCATCGGCGCCGAACTGCTGACCGCGATCCTTCTCGGCATCATCGTGATCTGGCTGGCGCCGATGTTCGGGCCGATCACGCTGATCGGCATGGGCGCGGTCTTCGCGGCACTGCTGATTGGTACATCCTGGTACTTCTACACGACACAACGCCTGCTGATCGACTTCACCTACCCGCTGCTATCGACCACATTGATCTATCTGACGCTGATCTTCAGCAATTTCGTGCGCGAACAGGCGCAGCGCCAGCGTATCCGATCGGCGTTCAGCCAATATCTGTCGCCAGCCCTTGTTGCCCAGCTCGCGCAGTCGCCCGAGAAACTCGTTCTTGGCGGCGAGGAGCGCGAGATGACTATCATGTTCTCCGACGTGCGCGGTTTCACCACCATCTCGGAGAGCTACAAGCACGATCCGCATGGCCTGACCACGCTGATGAACCGTTTCCTGACGCCGCTCACCAATGCCATCCTCGATCGCAAGGGCACCATCGACAAATATATGGGCGACGCCATCATGGCGTTCTGGAATGCGCCGCTGGATGACAGTGAGCATCAGATCAATGCCTGCCACGCCGCACTCGACATGCTGGACAGGATCGAGGCACTCAACAAGACGCGCGCTGACGAGGCCACCCATGGCGGCCATGTCTACATCCCGCTCAATGTCGGTATCGGCCTGAACACCGGGATCTGTGTCGTCGGCAATATGGGATCGGATCTGCGCTTCGACTATTCGGTGCTCGGCGACAGCGTGAATCTCGCATCGCGCCTGGAAGGACAATCCAAGGAATACGGCTTCCCGATCATCGTCGGATCAAAGACGGCTCTGGCCGCAAAGGATCGCTTCGCGATCCTGGAACTCGACTTCATTATGGTGAAGGGCAAGACGGAGCCGGAGGTGATCTATGCCATCGCCGGCCGCGAGGACGTGGCGCGATCCGAAAGCTTCCAGCAGCTCCGCAACCTGACCATCGAGATGCTGGCCTGCTATCGCAGCCGCGACTGGGACGGCGCCTTGTTTGCGATCGAGCGCGGGCGCACGTCCGATGTCGGGCATCAGTTGAAGTATCTATACGAGCTCTACGAGAAGCGCATCCGCAGCTATATGGTCACGCCGCCTCCGGACAACTGGAATGGCGCCTTTGCACTGCTGACGAAGTAG
- a CDS encoding flavin reductase family protein has translation MNSIVRNLTVVSDVPSIAFRSAMRSLAGGVSVITVGRGKDITGMTVTSVSSLSVDPPTLIVSVNRQSSSWPLLQRYGAFGVNILSADQLDIAERFSGKDGLKGAARFSGAQWLTRATGVPLLAGALAAIDCEVEEVIERHSHAIVIGRVREVVNAVPHTALTYWDGQYVAIDQNEDNIKLAEVSLPTPRALREI, from the coding sequence ATGAACTCGATTGTGCGTAACCTGACCGTCGTGAGTGATGTGCCGTCGATCGCATTCCGGAGTGCCATGCGCTCGCTCGCGGGTGGCGTCAGCGTGATCACCGTGGGGCGTGGCAAGGATATCACCGGCATGACGGTGACCTCGGTCTCGTCGCTCTCTGTCGATCCGCCGACGCTGATTGTCAGCGTCAATCGGCAGTCATCATCGTGGCCGCTCCTGCAGCGCTACGGCGCGTTTGGCGTCAACATACTGTCAGCCGACCAGCTCGACATCGCCGAACGCTTCTCCGGCAAGGATGGCTTGAAAGGTGCGGCGCGATTTTCCGGTGCGCAATGGCTGACGCGCGCCACGGGCGTGCCGCTGCTGGCCGGAGCACTGGCTGCGATCGATTGTGAGGTGGAAGAAGTGATCGAGCGCCACTCGCATGCCATCGTCATCGGCCGCGTCCGGGAGGTCGTCAATGCCGTGCCGCATACGGCGCTGACCTATTGGGATGGACAATATGTGGCAATCGATCAGAACGAGGACAACATCAAGCTCGCCGAAGTGAGCTTGCCGACGCCGCGCGCCTTGCGGGAGATCTGA